From Solanum stenotomum isolate F172 chromosome 2, ASM1918654v1, whole genome shotgun sequence:
ttgaataattcaattattttgaacaatgaaaaaaaacccaaaaattcaGTTAATATGAATAGATGGAGTAATAAATAAGGTATATTGATAATGGTGAGATTAGTTATGTTGAGATtactttgtttgatatattcaaGGATAGTTCGGTCTTTAATCATAGATTTTTGTGTATTAATTATGTCACCCTATAATTAATACCGAATAAGATGTAATAACTATACAATTATTGAGAACACTACCAAATTAGTTACtctattaaataataatatcaaagcTAATACACatacatttttttctaatacGAAGTGTTTGTGTGATTCCCATATTTGCTTTTTTCATGTGATACTTTAAGTTGgtgtataatttttataaaataattaaaaaaggtTATTCAAATTCAGTTCGTGGATCAAATACGTACATTCATTTTATGCAAATTTAGTTAacgtttttcaaatattttatcgAAGAAACATTCATCTATCCCGTATATGATAACATATAGAAGATTTCCTCCTCAAAgcattttttaaggaaaaaaattgggaaaatgtataagtacccccaacctatgcccgaaatctcagagacacacctaacatttactaatgtcctattacccccctgaacttaatttatctataatattctacccttTTTCTGCcaacgtggcactatcttgaaaaaaatgtcaacatgcactGGGCCCacaaagatagtgccacgtaggccaaaaaggggttgaatattacatataaaataagttcgggggggNgggggggggtaataggaccttagtaaaggttaggtgtgtctctgggatttcgggtataggctgggggggtacttatgcattttcccaaaaaaatttgaatcattAGCTATGTTGATTTGTACTATTAGTCTTCGtgtaatttttatatatgtaaattttatttttaaaatttatacccGAATTCATAATCTAATTTAAGAGTTTTTGCCTTTGTGCTTCAGAGCATTAGTTCATGAATAGTTTGATGATATGAGATTCAGAAGATTTTTTTGCGAAACCTTTATGAAATCCTCAGTAAAGAGTTGGGGGAGCCGTACGTGATGACTAGCCATTTTGTGTACATTTTTTTGGGCATTTAGGATAAATTATGcgatttttttagtttttcgtGGGTGTTAGCCTATGTATATTTTGGTAATATCGCTTCTAGTAGtttttttgcaaaaccattACGTAACCCTCCGGTAGGGAGTTGGAGGAGCAGTACACGAAGTCTCACCATTTTTAACACTTATTTGAGGCATTTAGGAGCCATTTACAGGAATTAGACGATTTTCTgagtttttcgtgtgttaaCACATGAATatttggtgatatgacttccaatcaatttttttacaaaacctAAACGGAACCTTCCGTAGGGATTTAGGGAAAAGTAATATGTGAAGCCTCACAATTTTTTGTACATAATTTGGGCATTTAGGAACCATTTTACAGGAATTAGGcgattttttcagtttttcgtgtgtgttagcccatgcaTATTTTGGTGACATGTCTTCCGGACGATTTTTTTGCAAAACCTAAACGGAACCTTCCATAGGGATTTAGGGAAGCATTACGTGAAGCCTCCACCATTTTGGCACatattttgggcatttaggaACCATTTTACATGAATTAGGCAATTTTATCAGTTTTTCGTGTGCGTTAGCCCattaatattttggtgatatggcttCTGAACGAttgttttgcaaaaaaattatGGAACCTCCGTAGCGAGTTGGGGGAATAGTATGTGAAGCCTCACCATTTTTTGTACATATTTTGGGCATATAGGAGCCATTTTATAGGAATTAAgcgatttttctcaatttttcgcgTGAGcctatgaatattttggtgatatggcttCCGGATGATTTTTTTGCAAAACTTAAACCGAACTTTCCGTAGGGATTTAGGAAAGCAATACGTGAAGCTTATCTAGTTTTGCACatattttgggcatttaggagtcattttacaagaattaggcgattttcttagtttttttgtgtgcgttagcccatgaatattttagtgATATGGCTTCCGGGCGATTTTTTTGCAAAACCTTTATGGAACCTCCGTAGCGAGTTGGGGGAGCAATACGGAAGCCTCACCATTTTTTGTGCATATTTCGGGCATTTATGAGCCATTTTACAGGAATTAGgtgattttctaagtttttcGTGTATGTTAGCcaatgaatattttggtgatttgACTTCCGAACGATTTTCTTGCAAAACCTTTACTGAACCCCTGTAGAGAGTTGAGGGACTAGTTGGTGAAGACTTACCATTTTTACACATATTTTGAGTATTTAGGAGCCATTTTACATGAATTAGGtgattttataagttttttgtgtgttagctcattaatattttggtgatatgacttccAGACATTTTTTGCAAAACCTAAATGGAACTCTCCGTAGGGATTTGGGGGAGCAATACATGAAGTTTCACCATTTCTTGCACATATTTTGGGCATTTAAGAGCCATTTTATAGAATTAGATAATTTCTTAGTTTATCATGCGTGTTAGCTCATGCATATTTAGGTGAGATGACTTTTGAGTGATTTGTTTTGCAAAATCTTTACGCAACCCTCCGTAGAAAGTTAAGGTAGTAGTGCGTGAAGCCTAACCATTTTTTGCACGTATTAAGAGTTATTTTACAAGAATTAGGCAATTTTCTAtgttttcgtgtgtgttagcccattaatatttttgaaatatgacTTTCAGAcgatttttttgcaaaatttttaCGGAACCCCCAGTAGGGAGTTGGGGGAGTAGTGCGTGAATCCTCACCATTTTTTGCACatattttgggcatttaggagtcattttaattaaatttagtgatttttagAGTTTTTCATCATTGTTAGCCcataaattttttggtgatatgacttcctgacaatttttttgcaaaatctTTACGTAACCCTCCACAGGGAGTTGGGTCAGCAGTACATGACACCTCACTATTTTTTACACATATTTTAGGCATTTAGGAGCCATCTTACAGGAATTATgtgattttctcagtttttcgtgtgttagGGATCATCCTCTCAATAGCCCATAATTATCTTGATAATATGGCTTCTAAacgattttttttcaaaatctttgCGGAACCCTCTGTAGGGAGTTGGTGAAGCAGTACATTAATATTTTGGCATATTGGAGCCATTTTATTGGAATTGGgcgattttctcaattttcacGTGTGTTaacccatgaatattttggttaTATGGCTTTcaagtaatttttttgaaaatccttTACGGGACCCTCAGTAACGACTCGGAGGAAAAGTATGTATAGCATCACCATGATCCACGACATATTTTGACATTTAGAGAATACATTGAGAGTTCGTGTCCTATGGGGGACTGGCGAGGTCCATATACTGACACAGACAATCTCCATGTGTCTGTGCGGACGATCTCAACgcactatcataaaatcaaacaatcGAGCACgaacgatctccacgtgcccaacttagaatcataaatcaATCTCAGCACGAACGATCTTCACATGTCAAACGTTTACTCATACTCAATCTTATGTCAATGCACGTGCACAATATAATATCAACAAAAAGGGATgatgatgcatctcaatcaaTCAAATGTAGGAATGACATATAATCACCTCAACTATCACAAATATACGAGTTCAATAGAGAAACACAACCACACAAAGGAAACCAAGTTAATGATACATCAGTACTTTGGCATTATCGGATTACAATCCGTCACTCCATAGTGATATACTTTTCCTTTATAACACCAGTACTCGTACCAATGCCCGTCACATCATTAGAACGAAACTCACATCTTCCGTCCTTACATTTAACAGAGTTTATGATAACAcactctctctcacacacacaaaGAACAACCCACATACAAAGAGCATACAAACAATAGCAAGCTCAGTTtgtttaacatattttaaacttAACAAAGTTTAAGGAACttgtattttgaatttgatttacaAAAAGGAGATTTAATCATTCAGTTTCCCTCACGAGGGATATGACTATTTTATCATGTAGCATCAATCATCATACgtaagtgtatatatatactgtaaCAGTATGAATATTGGGTAGCTTCTATGATCTAAATATTCAACAGCCGTGACTCTCTTTCCATACCGCAATAGCTCCAGTTCTGTCTTCCAGGAAGCGGAGTTTATGTTTTGGCATCAATCTCTAAGGGAAAAACGATGCTAGTCGTAGGCAATATGACGGAAGAAAGAACCAAACTCCAACTGAAGCCATAGTAACCATGAAAATGTGTCTTCCCCTAATGCTGTTTGTTCTTTCAAGTGAGTGATAAATGTTGAAAATGAACTTTATTATGATTTGAACTCAACTTCTCTGATAAACCGACTTATTGCACTGATCACAGTGAGAGGATTCTCTATATGTGCAGCATGACCAGAATATGGAATTTCAACTATTTCTGGAACGCTCGTAGTCTCTGTGCTCTGGCACATTGTGTCACACATCTTTTGAGCAGTGTTCTTAAATTTAACATCTTTCTCTCCAACAATGAACTGAAGGGGTACTTTGCAGCTCTTCAGATCTTCCCATAATGGCCTGTTATACATGAAGAGGACAATTAAAACGTGGGGACTTGGAAAAGGGAAACAATAGAAGATGCATCAACATGTTCTGGAATATGAGGGTATCAGTTGAAGATATACTCAAGTTACTGAGATACACTTATTGACTTCACATCATAACATGCCGTCTAACTAGAGATCTACTTAGGATAGCAAAAGATCAGAATGCCATGGAAAATTCAAAATCCAAAGATGAGAAGCATGACTCTAAGGTTTCTTGGAGAAATATgaacatttcaatcaaattgatTAGAACTTTCATgaagaaagtaaaaagaaacaattttaaGGGCCTGCCCTATCAATGGATTCTATGCAATTCCTATTCCTTATGACAAATTCTAGCAGAAATTAATCACTTTTCAGTCTGGAATTATTTTCTCTCAAAGTGCAAACTTTGCTCTTTTCTTTACTGGAGAAGCTTTTGACCATTAACTAAGAACCATATAAGCATGCTATTTCTGGTTTCTACCTGTACTAATGTTCAGCAATTCATCTCCTTAGCTCTTCTGAAGCCAAATATGAGAATTCTGAAGTGACAGTCATGGCTGAAAGCTGGAACTGACCCACTTAGACACTAGCGGCAAGAAAGACTCTTGTGAATGAAATTTTCTTActaaaaaatgtcattttttcctttctatttaGTTTAATAGCTTTTCCTACTTGAACTTTCTGTTTTCCTTTTTAGCCTCTTtcctgaaaaataaaaaggcaaATAAGAGAATTCACACCACAAATTGAAAACAGCAAAAGATTTCTCATCAACTTACGGCTGTCTCCCAACACTCAGATCTGCTAATACTCTCCCAAGATTTTTCAGATCACAATGCTGCAATCGGCTCGCAAGTATTTTATTGAAATGTGGATGAGTTCTTAAACTGCAGGATGCAAACATATTTAACATGTTAGCAATTGGTATGGCACAAATACCTCATGTAGCACAAAGCAAGAGTAGATGCAAACTCCTATAGAGAGAATCTCATCAATTACCTATTCCAGAGCTCTCCAGAATACCAAGCATCTAAAAATGGCTCTAAGCCAGAAGCAGCAAAAGAGCAGGCGAAAAAATCATCCTTGGCTCTACGCACTTTTCTTGCCTCTTCATCTATCAATCCAGGACTTCCAGATATTATAACAGCTCCAGCAACCTTCCGTCAAGAATATTGAACAATCATATTAACTGGGAAATGTTCTGCAACATACCATGGAAAATATTTATACAGTATACCTTGTAATTGTATCTTAGAGCCATGTAGAGTGAAATCCTTGCTCCCATAGAATATCCAACAAGAACAACTTTTTGACACTGTAGACTGTCAAACAACTGCTGCAATATTTTTGCAAAGGCCATAATTGACAACCCTGGTTCCTCCAAATCAAAATCCTGGCCGAGCAACTTTGATCTTCCATGTCCAGGTAGGTCCACTGCAATGCATCTAGCTGAGCCTGATATAGCCTTCATAACAGAGATCCAATCTCCTCCAGTTCCAAGGAAGCCATGAAGAAATACTACTACACTACTCTGCATAGCTCAGATTGTGCATAAAAGTATATCATTGGGTACTTCAAGGTTAATGAGAAATAGAAAAATTGTCACCAtgttaaataacaatatttcttttttgataaccgtGGTGTCTGAACTAGCTGACGCACACCTCAACTAGTTCCACAAgatacctgccacctcccacAAGCAACAGGTACTAGGTAAGTTTGTCCACCAAGGTTAGGAAAGaagggaagaaatcacctagtatttttGCCGCTGCTGGAATTTGAACCagagacctcatggttctcaactcACTTCATTGATCAATAGgtcacacccttgggtgctGCTAAATAACAATACTTTACAACCATAATTGGTAAAACTGGACTTATAATGCAAGCAATCAAGCAGGAAAAAAAAGATGACATCTGGTACCCACTGTCAATtgtttttccctattttttgtCCAGCCAGATTCAGCACAATTAGATTGCAGTAAACTTCTTCAACTAGCTATTAAGCATTACCAGAAAACATAATTTGACTACTTACATCATCCTTCTTTCCAATTTCTTGCACGTTAAGACAGATGGAGGCACCTTCAAGATCTGCCACAAATTCATATGCATGAAGTTCTCTGGAAGTACAATCAGGAACAACTGCATCTTGGTTGAATTGAAAATGCTGCAGCATTTGAGCAGCGTCAGTAACAGATGCCTCCACAACACCGTTGCAAGGATTATAGCCAATCATTAAAGGCCTTCTGATAACATCTTCCCTAAGCCATTGATAAGTTCCAAGACCGTGGGCTATGCAAGAGTTCTCTTCCTTGTTAAGCATTCTTCCAGTATCTAACTTCATCAGGTCAACATACCGTGAGAACAGAATTAGAGCTGATAAACCCAAGGAACTTTCAAATGTGGCACTGATAACAGCCATCTTTCCGTGCTGGTGAGCCCATCGCGCAAGCAATGCTGCATTTTCAAAACCGCCAACGACGCTTGGTTTGATAACCTGACATGATTTGGAAACTGCTTTTATTTGTAGTAACAAAGTCAAATCCAATTACCTAGTTACTGTAACTGTAAGCCTACTTTGATCAAGATCCCAATTTTGATAATAACTGGACTTTGCCTTTGAAACTTCAGTAGATGCAGCCATGAAGTTCAGTTTGttattttcagttttcataCGTTGATATCCTTTCGAACATAGAGTGATACAATAATAGGTACATAAGACAAAGTAGAGGATTCACTTCATATGAAGAATCTAATGACTGGCTGTAgtcattatttttgtttatatttttttttcaagatggAGAGGGGGATGTGACCCGGCTCTCTGTCCTGTGCAAGTAAATGGGTTTCAAAAGACCGGATGATTCATTTCATTAATTACTTCGGACCAATAAGATTGAAATTTTTATGCAGATCATTACAAGATTGACTCATATATATACAAATCTAATAGGGAAGAATGCCTTTTTTTAATAAGTATCTAAAAGGGATAATTTCCAAATATAATACCTATGTACAACAATTAAAAACATGCCACATTCTAAGTAATGATAGACCATAATACCCTGCAAACTTACAAAAGCAACTATCATTGGGTGATTGTACTTTGCAAGCACTTTAAGGTGATTTTTTCTTATACTGTTGATAGTTTCATCCAGAGCTACTGGTAAACCAGTCTCCTCGCAGAACTTGATTatatcatcttcattattaACAGGCTCCTGAAATAACCAAAAAATTATTCAAGTATCTAATATCATAGGAACTGAGAAATAATGACAGAGAAATGAATGCTTAACACTTAGGCAAACTATGATGTTTAATTGTCTGAGCATTAAACAATGGCCGAGGGACAGGACACAAGCAATTTACCATTTTCTAAACTACCAATCCCTGAAATTAGGTATCCAGTAGATTAAACCTTTACTACTTAAAATGCTGCCTTTAGTTACGGTAATGTAATGCCTTGGGATGTTATTTCTTTAATGGATTTCTTCACAAGTCACGTCTTATTATTGCCTTTTGCaactatattacttttattttattcaagaCTAATATCTCTTTTATACCTCTTCAGTAATATAACTTAGTAACTCTAAGTTATCACTGTATTCCTCTATTTGTGTGGTGTAGAAACATGAAGTTTGTAGAATATAAGTATTCTGATATGCCAGTAATGCTGCATATTTTGATGTAAAGACCAAGATATGTTGAGCTTCAGCACAAATATTGTTGGAGTCTACAACATCAAAGAAAGTAAAGAGGGAAAAGAGGAAAGATTAATGGCTTCTGAAGAAATAGATGACAAAATGCATTTAAATCTGTTGACAAGCTTGATTGTAAGAGATGCATCTTAGTCTAATTACTAGCTTGATTGTAGGAACTTTGTATCCCAATTAGCTGTAACTAAATATTCTctgtaattattttctttcccAGAATAGTTGTAGAACTCACTCATGAGATGCAAGGATATACTGAAATACAAAGAAGCCTCTCTTTTCACTCAAATTCTACAAAATCTTACTCCCTCCATCTTGAAAGTCTTCTCAGTGGTTCTGGCCCTAAAAAGGCATTTTGTTCCCTAACTGCTTGAAAATATGACTACCTTACAAACATCTAACAAGTGTTTTGGTGCATTACCTCAATATACTGCAGGCCACTGTCTTTTACAGAAAGGCCAAATTTAACAGCTTCATCATAGTTCCAACTTCGATTTGCATCAGCACGCAGCTCAATCTCCCAACCAATTTTCTTCCTTACCTCCTTTATAATTGCAATGTCCACAGTGGGATCTGCTTGACGTGCTACCTGTGTGAAAAAAaagtagttaaatttttttacaaattacaatCATAACAGCTTCCACTGAAAGTTACAAAATTACTAACAAGTTTCACATTTTGTAAATGATACTCCCACCTTTAGCTTTATAGCAGTAAATCCTTCTCTGACAAGTGTTGTTGCAACAAGAGCCATTTCACTGGGACCACCATTTGACTCAAGCAGTGCACAAACTTTGACATCTAAAGAATTCCCAATTGATTCTTCTCTGTGTATGCAGAGTACATTCAACAGGCTTGAACCTTCTCTAGCTGCAATAGCATTGAGGACAGCCATCTCCAGGCCAAATCTCACACTTGGGAAGATTGAATTGGGCTAGAAATGAAGTGAACATAATTCAGAAGTAATAAATTTGGAGAGATATAAGGGGCAGCCTGGTGGACTAAGCTCCTGCTATGCGTGGGTCCGTGGAAGGGTCGGACCACAAGGGTCTATTATACTGAGCCTTGCCTTGCCTTGCATTTCTGTAAGAGGTTTTTTCTACAGCTTGAACCCGTGACCTCCTAGTCACATGGCAGCAACTTTACTAGTTACACCAAGGCTCCCCTTCAATTGCAGAATCTCTAGATGTTCCTATTACCATCCATCAAAAAAGAAGATGCATCAACCTACCTGGATACCTAAGCTTTGCCACAACCAACGAGAAAATGAACCCTTCAGCAAAGGAAAGGAGTGGTCAATAGTAGCTCCTTCCACAACATGAATAAGGAATTGAAGCTGCTCTTCCACATCAAGTAGGTTTTCTTTGTGGATCTCAAGCGGTGCAACCTGTTATATTAATAGATGACAACCCAGAATATTTCAGCTTTCCAGAGTTCTGTCTAGAAATTAGAGAGGAAGGCACGGGTACCAAGAGAGGGAGAGGGAGGAATAAAGCAATACATTGTCAATAATTTTAAAGCTTATTCTTGAAAACTTGGTTTATCAAGAAAATCTGGGTTACAAGTTGAATATCATATGCTCTTCATTTCTCTCCAGTGAAAAACTACAAACAGTAAGATGACATGCTTTAGTAAGTTAAATAGACTAAGTTGCCTACTTTAAataagtattttcaattaatgtttCTGAagcaataaaaaatttactataTATGATACTGTTAGGTTTACAATATTTTACACTTTCTCCTGACCCTACTTATGACGCAGACGAGGTTTCCTTTTAATGACTCATGAATTATGCCTTTTCTGATTCAACTTCATAAACAAGCATGGCTGTTCTGACAATATCTGGCTGTTCTGACACTATCATGTATTATTTGTATCTACGTACAAAAAGGAATGTTCAACTGAGCATTCAACTACTGCACAGCTGCACCATCTGTATCAAACTGGAATATCATAgtatgaaaaagaaaagcaatCCTCCAAGCCTAAAAGCAAGTATTAGCAGTCACCTTTAGCTAAGCGCATCTCACTTCATCATTTCCTGTTGCAAGCTGCCCAGCTATCACAATTTTAGAGTAGCCAATTTATGACATGCACAAGACATTGTTATTGACTTTGGATTGCATGTCACCCTTCTCTACGCTAAAAGCTTCTCttatttctattaattaatttgcATGTATGATATAATGGGATTATTAGATAATAAGACTAATGATGCTTAGAGGCAAGGCCAAAGATGAGAATTACCATGCCATCCAATATCTGTTGTGACTTGTGAGAAGCCCATCACAAGAACTTAATATTTAAGGTCAACCTTTTCCATGACCACTGACCAGTTCATTAGATTGACTGTCAATCATCCGTATGCAAgagaaattcatatatatatatatatagaaagagtAATATGATTTGGCAATCCCAGGACTGGAAAGCATTCACAAATAACGAGGGGAGTTGGATGAAAATATGGACTTCATAATCACCAGCAACACTTCATGGTTTCAACCACAATgttatatactatatatatcaTGATGTTTTAAATTTAGCTGTAACTGTGCACTCTAAGCAGGTATGTCACTGTCACAGCCCAGTCCATGGCACTTATTGTCTGCCTTGGCCCAACAGACCTCACAAGTTTGTCCCTTGGGCTACGTCATCATTGAGTCCAAAACCGTGGGTACCATGTGAACTTGTGCTCTATCTTATATAgcattttctctctctttcagAAGTAAATATACCTAAGGTGTCATGTGTAACTCTACTTCATAAGCTTGTCATACTAGATGTCTACCCCTTCTTCTTAACATGCTCTTATCCGTCCGCCCTCTGTCAAAGGCGTCATATACACCCCCTTTTAGGGATTAAGTTTTCTCACTGAGCTTCGAGCCACCATCATACTATGGGAATCTGACTCTGATACTTAATTTGTCATAATCCACATGTACTGTCCACTGTGGCCCAACAGACATCACGGATTTGTCCCATGAGCTATGCGGTCATCAAGCCCAAAAGCACGAGTAAAACGTGAACTTGTGATCCATCTTATGTAGCACTTCACTTTTCCCTCCCTTCATTGCCTAAGGTGTCATGTGTACCCCTTTTCCAAAAAGCTTgccattttttccttttgatcCGTCCTCATTATCCTACCTTCCGTCAGGACAGTCGCAATCGCATGAATTCAGCTAATATTATGTTTCTGATAAGGGTGCAGCACAGTTATTTgcttttaattcaatttattttatttatttggttaaTTTTTAGTACATTTTGGAGAATCCGTACAAAGTACTCATACCTATTTCACAACCACTCAATATTGATATGTCAAAGCAAACAAAGGATCCATGTAACATAGCTAAATATTAACTACGAAATTTCAAGAACAAATGCTAGAACTATGCATCAAATAGCTTCTAAGTTGCTGGACTATCTACAAATCATGAGATCCTCCCCGAGGAGGGTGAGAATCAAAATATGATTGTGAATTACCTCTCCATATCCAGTACTACCATCTTCAAGATACAAACTTATAATGAAGCCTTCTCTGTGGTAGGTGGATCTGTGACTGGCAGAAGATGAAGTAGGAGGAGAGGACAGCTGAATTCTACCATAAAACAGTATGAAAAGTCGTGTCAATTTTTCAGGACCCCAGACAGAAAATGTCTGCGCAGTATATAAATGCTAACCTATATTTTGAGTACTGCATTTTACCAACTTTGCTGGGTATGAACCCATCATTCGTGGAATTCAAAACAGTTAGTTTTGAAAGGCTGTTGAAAGCATGATCCACTCCTTGCTGTGAAACTTTTCTCAGCATACTGAAAGAAGAAAATGTCTTAGTTGAGAATGTTCTCACTAGTTTAAATTAATAAGACATTGGACTTTAACATAACTACCTATGAAATGCAGCATTGGCATCAATGGTGCTATCAACCTCTATAACAAAATCTTCCTTGCCTCTTTGAGATGCTAATAGAGCATCTTGT
This genomic window contains:
- the LOC125856412 gene encoding protein PHYLLO, chloroplastic isoform X2 — translated: MVAWNDTCMCTFEEALQAYESSLLQAERNFSFAEDGRCSNHIGATTRKVHAHEGQVQMVYSNLQKLFGKYVGPGAVELKDASCYSSQFVVRLSPALAISNNMPRHNDHTQFSCRLKDCANINILWASLIIEECTRLGLTYFCVAPGSRSSPLAIAASTHPTTSCIACIDERSLAFHAVGYARSSHKPAVIITSSGTAVSNLHPAVVEASQEFVPLLLLTADRPPELQDVGANQAINQANHFGPFVRHFLSLPAPSDDISARMVLTSIDSAVHIATSSPSGPVHINCPFREPLENSPRTWNPICLRGLDSWMSTSVPFTNYIRVQHSCRCNYNTFMDEALKVIKKASRGFLLLGAIHREDDIWAALLLAKHLSWPVVVDILSGLRLRRYFVPFPEFEDSILFIDHLDHMLLSDSIKDWMKADVIIQIGSRITSKRVAQLLESCFPCSYIMVDNHPSRHDPSHIVTHRIQCAIPQFADYLITACTPHPRRKWECFLQALNSVAAWDISFLINSEYALTEPCVAQMTLEAIHCESAVFLGNSMPIRDADMYACNFNWVERTQDEVIFSSELACHFIQVAANRGASGIDGLLSTAAGFAVGCNKRVLCVVGDVSFLHDTNGLSLLRKQMLRKPMTIVVINNRGGAIFSLLPLANMTSRSILDQYFYTSHNVSIHNLCIAHGVKHLKVQSKMELQDALLASQRGKEDFVIEVDSTIDANAAFHSMLRKVSQQGVDHAFNSLSKLTVLNSTNDGFIPSKVGKMQYSKYRIQLSSPPTSSSASHRSTYHREGFIISLYLEDGSTGYGEVAPLEIHKENLLDVEEQLQFLIHVVEGATIDHSFPLLKGSFSRWLWQSLGIQPNSIFPSVRFGLEMAVLNAIAAREGSSLLNVLCIHREESIGNSLDVKVCALLESNGGPSEMALVATTLVREGFTAIKLKVARQADPTVDIAIIKEVRKKIGWEIELRADANRSWNYDEAVKFGLSVKDSGLQYIEEPVNNEDDIIKFCEETGLPVALDETINSIRKNHLKVLAKYNHPMIVAFVIKPSVVGGFENAALLARWAHQHGKMAVISATFESSLGLSALILFSRYVDLMKLDTGRMLNKEENSCIAHGLGTYQWLREDVIRRPLMIGYNPCNGVVEASVTDAAQMLQHFQFNQDAVVPDCTSRELHAYEFVADLEGASICLNVQEIGKKDDSSVVVFLHGFLGTGGDWISVMKAISGSARCIAVDLPGHGRSKLLGQDFDLEEPGLSIMAFAKILQQLFDSLQCQKVVLVGYSMGARISLYMALRYNYKVAGAVIISGSPGLIDEEARKVRRAKDDFFACSFAASGLEPFLDAWYSGELWNSLRTHPHFNKILASRLQHCDLKNLGRVLADLSVGRQPPLWEDLKSCKVPLQFIVGEKDVKFKNTAQKMCDTMCQSTETTSVPEIVEIPYSGHAAHIENPLTVISAISRFIREVEFKS
- the LOC125856412 gene encoding protein PHYLLO, chloroplastic isoform X3; protein product: MPRHNDHTQFSCRLKDCANINILWASLIIEECTRLGLTYFCVAPGSRSSPLAIAASTHPTTSCIACIDERSLAFHAVGYARSSHKPAVIITSSGTAVSNLHPAVVEASQEFVPLLLLTADRPPELQDVGANQAINQANHFGPFVRHFLSLPAPSDDISARMVLTSIDSAVHIATSSPSGPVHINCPFREPLENSPRTWNPICLRGLDSWMSTSVPFTNYIRVQHSCRCNYNTFMDEALKVIKKASRGFLLLGAIHREDDIWAALLLAKHLSWPVVVDILSGLRLRRYFVPFPEFEDSILFIDHLDHMLLSDSIKDWMKADVIIQIGSRITSKRVAQLLESCFPCSYIMVDNHPSRHDPSHIVTHRIQCAIPQFADYLITACTPHPRRKWECFLQALNSVAAWDISFLINSEYALTEPCVAQMTLEAIHCESAVFLGNSMPIRDADMYACNFNWVERTQDEVIFSSELACHFIQVAANRGASGIDGLLSTAAGFAVGCNKRVLCVVGDVSFLHDTNGLSLLRKQMLRKPMTIVVINNRGGAIFSLLPLANMTSRSILDQYFYTSHNVSIHNLCIAHGVKHLKVQSKMELQDALLASQRGKEDFVIEVDSTIDANAAFHSMLRKVSQQGVDHAFNSLSKLTVLNSTNDGFIPSKVGKMQYSKYRIQLSSPPTSSSASHRSTYHREGFIISLYLEDGSTGYGEVAPLEIHKENLLDVEEQLQFLIHVVEGATIDHSFPLLKGSFSRWLWQSLGIQPNSIFPSVRFGLEMAVLNAIAAREGSSLLNVLCIHREESIGNSLDVKVCALLESNGGPSEMALVATTLVREGFTAIKLKVARQADPTVDIAIIKEVRKKIGWEIELRADANRSWNYDEAVKFGLSVKDSGLQYIEEPVNNEDDIIKFCEETGLPVALDETINSIRKNHLKVLAKYNHPMIVAFVIKPSVVGGFENAALLARWAHQHGKMAVISATFESSLGLSALILFSRYVDLMKLDTGRMLNKEENSCIAHGLGTYQWLREDVIRRPLMIGYNPCNGVVEASVTDAAQMLQHFQFNQDAVVPDCTSRELHAYEFVADLEGASICLNVQEIGKKDDSSVVVFLHGFLGTGGDWISVMKAISGSARCIAVDLPGHGRSKLLGQDFDLEEPGLSIMAFAKILQQLFDSLQCQKVVLVGYSMGARISLYMALRYNYKVAGAVIISGSPGLIDEEARKVRRAKDDFFACSFAASGLEPFLDAWYSGELWNSLRTHPHFNKILASRLQHCDLKNLGRVLADLSVGRQPPLWEDLKSCKVPLQFIVGEKDVKFKNTAQKMCDTMCQSTETTSVPEIVEIPYSGHAAHIENPLTVISAISRFIREVEFKS